A window of the Mesotoga prima MesG1.Ag.4.2 genome harbors these coding sequences:
- a CDS encoding 3-methyl-2-oxobutanoate dehydrogenase subunit VorB: MAEKIMVKGNEAMAEAAVRAGCRLYFGYPITPQSEFTEYMARRMPEVDGVFLQSESEVAAVNMVYGAACTGHRVMTSTSSPGFSLMQEGVSYIAGAKLPAVFVNVVRGGPGLGDIQPAQSDYFQSTKGGGHGDYHLIVLAPGSIQEAVDLMETAFRLADNYRVPVMMLADGMLGQMMEPVVFPEFVKLEEINDHSSWALRGADGREPHKVTSFDIDPVRLEEMNTETHKVYEKIRSKEIRFETHDLEDADYILVGYGTMGRILGSVVKTARKQGIKVGLFRPVSLWPFPYDELKKAARGKKFCTVVEMSTGQMVEDVRLSVEGSLPVHFYGRTGGMVPTPDEVFRELVRLIG, translated from the coding sequence ATGGCTGAAAAGATTATGGTAAAAGGGAATGAGGCAATGGCTGAAGCTGCAGTAAGAGCCGGTTGTAGATTGTATTTTGGCTATCCCATTACCCCACAGTCGGAATTTACAGAATACATGGCGAGAAGGATGCCAGAAGTCGATGGCGTCTTCCTTCAATCCGAGAGTGAAGTTGCTGCAGTAAATATGGTCTACGGCGCCGCATGTACGGGTCACAGGGTTATGACATCCACATCCAGTCCGGGTTTTAGTTTAATGCAGGAAGGTGTTTCTTACATTGCCGGGGCGAAGTTGCCGGCTGTGTTTGTAAATGTTGTCAGAGGTGGCCCTGGACTTGGTGATATCCAGCCTGCCCAGAGCGATTACTTCCAGTCCACCAAAGGCGGAGGTCACGGCGATTACCACTTGATTGTTCTAGCGCCGGGGAGTATTCAGGAAGCTGTTGATCTCATGGAAACTGCTTTCAGACTAGCGGACAATTACAGAGTCCCGGTTATGATGCTTGCCGACGGAATGCTTGGTCAGATGATGGAGCCAGTTGTCTTCCCAGAGTTTGTCAAACTCGAGGAAATCAACGATCATTCAAGCTGGGCGTTAAGAGGCGCTGATGGAAGAGAACCTCATAAAGTTACTTCTTTCGATATCGATCCCGTTAGACTCGAAGAGATGAATACTGAAACACACAAGGTCTACGAAAAGATTAGATCAAAAGAAATCCGTTTCGAGACTCATGACCTTGAAGATGCCGATTATATTCTTGTTGGATATGGAACTATGGGAAGGATTCTTGGAAGCGTTGTTAAGACGGCAAGAAAACAGGGCATAAAAGTTGGACTTTTCAGACCGGTCTCTCTTTGGCCCTTTCCATATGATGAGCTGAAAAAGGCCGCAAGGGGAAAGAAGTTCTGCACAGTTGTAGAGATGTCAACGGGTCAAATGGTAGAGGATGTTCGTCTTTCAGTTGAGGGAAGCTTACCAGTGCATTTCTACGGAAGAACTGGCGGAATGGTCCCGACACCTGACGAAGTCTTCAGGGAACTCGTCAGACTTATAGGATGA
- the zupT gene encoding zinc transporter ZupT codes for MELENFWTALFLTSFAGLSTGIGSILAIFTKKTNTKFLSVSLGFSAGIMIYVSFVEIFVKSGESLQKAMGDGISNWVNVIAFFGGIGVIALIDFLVPKAENPHEMRDVDEMEASSKTLLRMGVFVALAIAIHNFPEGLATFLAALEEPSLGIPIAFAIAIHNIPEGIAVAVPIYHATGSRKKAFLYSFLSGLAEPAGALIGFSLINILFNEIAFGVIFAGVAGIMVYISLDELLPSAEKYGKHHLSISGLIAGMGLMAISLLLL; via the coding sequence ATGGAACTTGAAAATTTCTGGACAGCGCTTTTTCTAACTTCTTTTGCGGGCCTTTCCACTGGAATCGGTAGTATTCTTGCAATTTTCACAAAGAAAACCAATACGAAATTTCTTTCAGTTTCACTAGGCTTCTCGGCCGGGATAATGATATACGTATCGTTCGTGGAGATCTTTGTCAAGAGTGGTGAATCTCTCCAGAAGGCTATGGGAGATGGCATAAGCAACTGGGTCAATGTGATTGCTTTTTTTGGAGGCATAGGTGTTATTGCACTGATTGACTTTCTCGTGCCTAAGGCAGAGAATCCTCACGAAATGAGAGACGTCGACGAAATGGAAGCAAGCAGTAAGACTCTCTTGAGAATGGGCGTCTTCGTTGCCCTCGCAATTGCCATTCATAATTTTCCAGAGGGGCTAGCAACATTTCTAGCTGCCTTAGAGGAGCCTTCTCTTGGAATTCCGATAGCGTTTGCCATAGCTATTCATAACATTCCAGAGGGAATAGCTGTAGCTGTTCCGATATACCATGCAACGGGTAGCAGAAAAAAAGCCTTCTTGTATTCGTTTCTCTCCGGTCTTGCAGAACCTGCAGGCGCTTTGATCGGCTTCTCTTTGATTAACATTCTGTTCAACGAGATCGCGTTTGGCGTTATATTTGCCGGTGTCGCGGGAATCATGGTTTACATTTCTCTTGATGAGCTTTTGCCTTCGGCAGAGAAGTATGGTAAACACCATCTGTCGATCTCGGGATTGATAGCGGGGATGGGTCTTATGGCAATAAGCTTGCTACTACTGTAA
- a CDS encoding 2-oxoacid:acceptor oxidoreductase family protein has product MSEHLLIAAGFGGQGVMLIGQILATAGMFDNKHTTWLPSYGPEMRGGTANCTVVVSDEPIASPITNTPNELIIMNIPSLIKFEKEIQSDGLMVINTSVVDRDTIRDDISIIKVDANAIAEKLGNLKVANMVVLGAYLQKTGAVTLEGVKKALEEKLTGSKAALVNLNIKAIEEGMKSVS; this is encoded by the coding sequence ATGAGTGAACATCTTCTGATAGCAGCGGGATTTGGCGGACAGGGAGTTATGTTGATCGGACAGATTCTGGCAACGGCTGGGATGTTCGACAACAAGCACACAACCTGGCTACCCTCATACGGCCCCGAGATGCGTGGAGGGACGGCCAACTGTACCGTAGTTGTAAGTGATGAACCTATCGCCTCTCCGATAACAAACACGCCAAATGAATTGATTATTATGAATATTCCCTCTCTCATAAAGTTTGAGAAAGAGATCCAGTCTGATGGACTGATGGTGATAAACACGTCGGTTGTTGACAGAGATACGATTAGAGATGACATCTCCATAATAAAAGTAGATGCTAACGCTATCGCTGAGAAGTTGGGCAATCTGAAAGTAGCCAATATGGTTGTTCTTGGAGCATATCTCCAAAAGACGGGCGCAGTTACTCTTGAAGGTGTAAAAAAAGCGCTAGAAGAGAAACTTACCGGAAGTAAAGCTGCTCTTGTAAACCTGAACATTAAGGCAATTGAAGAAGGGATGAAATCAGTAAGCTGA
- a CDS encoding 4Fe-4S dicluster domain-containing protein, with protein sequence MSKNFVKIDEERCKGCGLCINFCPKKVLSFSDKFNSKGYRPAQLHDLENCIGCGFCYMMCPDAAITVFKETAEV encoded by the coding sequence ATGAGCAAAAACTTCGTGAAGATTGACGAAGAGCGTTGCAAAGGCTGCGGCCTATGCATCAACTTCTGCCCGAAGAAAGTACTGAGCTTTTCGGACAAATTCAACAGCAAAGGATATCGTCCTGCTCAGCTGCATGATCTCGAAAACTGTATCGGATGCGGATTCTGTTATATGATGTGTCCAGATGCAGCAATAACCGTCTTCAAAGAAACGGCCGAGGTATAG
- a CDS encoding thiamine pyrophosphate-dependent enzyme translates to MEKATYKKPKSLAEKEFSYCPGCHHGIIHRLVAEVIDELDIQGKTLMVAPVGCSVFAYEFFDIDGTVAPHGRAPAVATGMKRAMPEKMVFTYQGDGDLAAIGTAEIIHAANRGEKITTIFVNNAIYGMTGGQMAPTSLLGMKTTTSPYGRKAETEGFPIHVSELLKETAGIVYLERVSVSSPQEVIKAKAAIKKAFIAQKKGLGFSLVEVLSTCPTNWGLDPIESIKWLNENMKKEYPEGVFVDKVGDIR, encoded by the coding sequence ATGGAAAAAGCGACATACAAGAAACCCAAATCGCTTGCTGAGAAGGAATTTTCCTATTGCCCAGGATGTCACCACGGCATTATTCATAGACTCGTAGCGGAAGTCATCGATGAACTGGATATTCAGGGAAAGACTCTTATGGTTGCTCCAGTTGGATGTTCAGTTTTCGCGTACGAGTTCTTCGATATTGACGGTACGGTTGCCCCCCACGGAAGAGCTCCGGCAGTTGCAACTGGAATGAAACGGGCAATGCCGGAGAAAATGGTCTTCACTTACCAGGGCGACGGAGATCTCGCCGCAATTGGAACGGCTGAGATCATTCACGCCGCAAACAGAGGTGAAAAGATCACAACGATCTTCGTTAACAATGCGATATATGGAATGACGGGAGGTCAGATGGCCCCTACTTCCCTCCTTGGAATGAAGACGACAACTTCACCGTACGGAAGAAAAGCTGAGACTGAGGGTTTCCCAATTCATGTCTCGGAGTTACTAAAAGAGACCGCAGGAATAGTCTATCTCGAAAGAGTTTCCGTAAGCTCGCCTCAAGAAGTAATTAAGGCGAAGGCTGCAATAAAGAAGGCGTTCATTGCGCAGAAGAAGGGCCTGGGATTCTCGTTGGTCGAAGTTCTATCAACCTGTCCCACAAATTGGGGGCTTGACCCGATAGAGTCCATCAAATGGCTAAACGAAAACATGAAAAAAGAATACCCAGAAGGTGTATTTGTCGACAAGGTCGGTGATATTAGATGA